A section of the Prevotella melaninogenica genome encodes:
- a CDS encoding HU family DNA-binding protein, whose product MSIKFRMYQDNRKNSKRKGFWYARAVCPDLVGVKDLAQRISERCTVTEPDILAVISALVFEMNQVLKDGNRVKLDGLGTFRVGIHSLGVEKAADFNAQRDIYGAHVLFSPTVTVDAMHRRVKNLLSGLRVQEAVQYDAPKAQSQPASAKLQNVFKELALWIRKV is encoded by the coding sequence ATGTCAATCAAATTTCGTATGTATCAGGACAATCGTAAGAACAGCAAGCGCAAGGGTTTTTGGTATGCCCGTGCGGTGTGTCCAGACCTTGTTGGTGTTAAGGATCTCGCTCAGCGTATCAGTGAGCGTTGCACCGTAACAGAGCCAGATATCTTGGCAGTAATCAGTGCGTTGGTGTTCGAGATGAATCAGGTTCTCAAGGATGGTAACCGTGTGAAGCTCGACGGATTGGGAACTTTCCGTGTAGGTATTCACTCTTTAGGTGTTGAGAAGGCTGCTGACTTCAATGCGCAGCGTGACATCTATGGTGCGCACGTTCTCTTTTCGCCAACGGTGACCGTTGATGCTATGCACCGTCGTGTGAAGAACCTTCTCAGCGGTTTGCGCGTTCAGGAGGCTGTGCAGTATGATGCGCCTAAGGCGCAGAGTCAACCAGCAAGTGCAAAATTACAAAACGTGTTTAAAGAACTCGCACTTTGGATTAGAAAAGTTTAA
- a CDS encoding IS30 family transposase, translating to MYHQLISEQRSQIFALLQKKTARKEIAEIVGISQSTLSREIKRNSTPSGKYIWTKAHDMAMQRRKSTVTNAKLSDELVWRIKEYIINDQWSPRQISGYLRINESIEVSHQSIYNIIHNDTTGKLAEHTRHKMKYRHRPQGGHLPIKDRVSIHERSKEVDGKRFGDFEMDLIVDPAQHAILTIVEKSTNMLFMQKLPFGKMSKPLVKVVRKLLLPYKDSLKTITTDNGPEFAAHKDITKYLGVPVYFADPYCSWQKGTVENTNKLIRQYIPKKDSFDKYTDKRIMSIQKKLNERPREKLNFSNPKCEFFKHVL from the coding sequence CAAAAGAAAACAGCGAGAAAAGAAATTGCCGAGATCGTCGGTATTAGTCAGTCAACACTCTCACGTGAAATCAAACGCAACAGTACGCCTTCGGGAAAGTATATCTGGACGAAGGCGCATGATATGGCTATGCAGCGCAGAAAGAGCACGGTAACTAACGCCAAACTCTCCGACGAATTAGTTTGGAGAATTAAAGAATATATTATCAACGACCAGTGGTCTCCAAGACAAATATCAGGGTATCTGCGCATAAATGAGAGTATAGAGGTCTCCCACCAGTCCATCTATAACATTATCCACAATGACACAACAGGGAAGCTTGCAGAGCACACAAGGCATAAGATGAAATACAGGCATCGTCCCCAAGGCGGACATCTTCCAATAAAGGACAGGGTGAGTATCCATGAAAGAAGTAAGGAAGTTGACGGGAAGAGATTCGGAGATTTTGAGATGGACTTGATCGTCGATCCTGCCCAGCACGCCATACTCACAATAGTGGAGAAATCCACCAATATGTTGTTTATGCAGAAACTGCCATTTGGAAAAATGTCAAAGCCTCTGGTAAAGGTGGTTAGGAAACTACTGCTGCCATACAAAGACAGCCTGAAGACAATTACAACAGATAACGGACCTGAATTTGCAGCACATAAGGACATCACAAAATACTTAGGAGTGCCCGTGTACTTCGCTGACCCATATTGTTCATGGCAAAAGGGAACTGTTGAGAATACAAACAAATTAATCAGGCAGTATATACCTAAAAAGGATTCGTTTGATAAATATACGGACAAGAGAATTATGTCCATACAAAAGAAATTGAACGAAAGACCAAGAGAAAAATTAAACTTTTCTAATCCAAAGTGCGAGTTCTTTAAACACGTTTTGTAA
- a CDS encoding D-Ala-D-Ala carboxypeptidase family metallohydrolase, which yields MIKDIDSTEIDFEERLSPHFTVGEMLRSGKAVSMGVKNVPEVNPAFGEASREEVIENLRELCKCVLEPLRRRVGRVIVVGGYRCEVVNRAVMGAEHSQHLRGEAADIHVTGLEMCRKYAAILSQTDFDQMILEPQESIKKRWIHVSYKRNGKNRHQILGAK from the coding sequence ATGATTAAGGATATTGATTCTACTGAGATAGACTTTGAGGAGCGACTCTCTCCACATTTTACGGTGGGCGAGATGCTGCGTTCGGGAAAGGCGGTGAGCATGGGTGTTAAGAATGTGCCTGAGGTGAATCCTGCGTTTGGGGAGGCTTCGAGAGAGGAGGTGATAGAGAATCTTCGGGAGCTTTGTAAATGCGTCTTAGAACCGCTTAGACGGCGTGTGGGGCGTGTGATAGTCGTGGGAGGTTATCGCTGTGAGGTAGTGAATAGGGCTGTTATGGGAGCCGAACATTCGCAACATTTGCGAGGAGAGGCGGCTGATATTCATGTGACGGGACTGGAAATGTGTCGGAAATATGCGGCAATTCTCTCTCAAACAGACTTCGATCAGATGATTCTTGAGCCGCAGGAGTCGATAAAAAAGCGGTGGATTCACGTCAGCTATAAGCGAAATGGGAAGAATAGACACCAGATTCTTGGGGCAAAATAG